The genome window GCCGCCGCCCTTGCCGCCAAGCGCGGCAGAAGCGACACGCACCAGATCAACGGCGCTGAAGCGGTCGACCAGATCCGGCGTCACCGCGACGACCGCACTTGCCTTGCCATCCTCGGAAACGCCGATGAGCGTTACGACACCGGAACCGATGCTGGTCTTGCCGTCATCGGCAAGGCCCTTCAGGTCCTTGGGATCGACGCCTGAAATCGCCTTGCCGAGGAACTTGACGCCGGCGACTTCGCGCACGGCATCGCCCGAACCACCCTGCCCGCCGCCCATGGCGAGCTTGCGCTTGGCGTCAGCCAGTTCCTTCTCCAGTTTGCGGCGCTCGTCCATCAACGCTTCGACGCGCGACAGCACTTCGCCCGGCTGCACCTTGAGCGAGGCGGCAAGCGCCTTCACACGTTCGTCCTGTTCGGCCAGATATTCGCGCGCCGATTCGCCCGTGACGGCTTCGATACGGCGAACGCCGGCGCCGACGGCACTGTCGCCGAGAACGCGGATCAGGCCGATCTGGCCGGTCGCTCCCACATGCGTGCCGCCGCAGAGTTCGATCGAATAGGGTTTGCCGGCCTTGGCGCCACGCACACCTTCGCCCATCGCCACGACGCGCACTTCATCGCCGTATTTCTCGCCGAACAGCGCCATCGCGCCTTCGGCGATCGCATCGTCGACGCTCATCAGCCTCGTGGTAACCGGCGAATTCTGCAGCACGATCTCGTTGGCCATATCCTCGACGATTTTCAGCTCTTCGGCTGACATCGGCTTCGGATGCGAGACGTCGAAACGCAGGCGCTCGGGTGCGACCAGCGAACCCTTCTGTGCCACATGGGTGCCGAGCACTTCGCGCAGCGCCTCATGCAGCAAGTGGGTTGCCGAGTGATTGGCGCGCAGGCGCGAACGGCGAGCATGATCGACCGTCAACGCGACAGCATCGCCATCCCTGACCACGCCGTCGATGACAGTACCCAGATGCACGAACAGGCCTTCGCCCCTCTTCTGCGTATCTGAAATCTCAACCTTGCCGTGGTCGGACGAGATCACCCCGGTATCGCCCATCTGGCCACCCGATTCGCCGTAGAACGGCGTCTGGCTGACGACGATCTGCACCTTGTCGCCGGCCTTGGCCTCGGTCGAAACCGCGCCGTCCTTGACGATCGCCTGGACGACGCCTTCAGCCATTTCGGTGTCGTAGCCCAGGAATTCGGTCGCGCCGTGTTTTTCCCTGAGCTCGAACCAGACGGTTTCGGTCGCCTTCTCGCCGGAACCGGCCCAGTGCGAGCGGGCTTCGGCCTTCTGGCGCTGCATCGCATCGGTGAAGCCGGAGATGTCGACGCCGATCTCGCGGGCGCGCAGCGCATCCTGCGTCAGATCGAGCGGGAAACCATAGGTGTCGTAGAGCTTGAAGGCGGTCTCGCCATCCAGCATGTCGCCCTTGGCAAGGTCCGCGGTCGCGTCGGAGAGAAGCGACAGGCCGCGCTCCAGCGTCTTGCGGAAACGGTTTTCCTCAAGCTTCAGCGTCTCCGAGATCAGCGGCTCGGCACGCACCAGCTCCGGATAGGCGCGGCCCATCTGCTGCACCAGTGTCGGCAGCAGCTTGTACATCAGCGGTTCCTTGGCGCCGAGAAGCTGCGCATGACGCATGGCGCGGCGCATGATACGGCGCAGCACATAGCCGCGGCCTTCATTCGACGGCAACACCCCGTCCGCGATCAGGAAGGCAGAGGAGCGCAGGTGGTCGGCGATGACGCGGTGGCTGGCGCTGCCCTCCGCCTTGACGCCTATCGTATCCTCGATGGTGCCGGTCAGCGTGCGGAAGAGGTCGGTATCGAATACGCTCTGGACGCCCTGAAGGATGCAGGCCATGCGCTCCAGGCCCATGCCGGTGTCGATCGACGGGCGCGGCAGTGGCGTGCGTTCACCGGGTGCGGTCTGCTCGAACTGCATGAAGACGAGGTTCCAGAACTCCAGGAATCGATCGCCATCTTCCTCAGGCGAACCGGGAGGGCCGCCCCAGACATTCTCGCCCTGGTCGATGAAGATTTCAGAGCACGGGCCGCAGGGGCCGGTATCGCCCATCTGCCAGAAATTGTCCGAGGTCGGGATGCGGATGATCTTGTCGTCGGAGAAACCGGCGATCTTCTTCCACAGCGTCGCTGCTTCTTCGTCTTCGGAGTAGACGGTCACCAGCAGGCGGCTCTTCGGCAGATCGAAACCTTCGGTGACGAGCTTCCAGGCAAGCTCGATCGCATTCTCCTTGAAATAGTCGCCGAAGGAGAAGTTGCCGAGCATTTCGAAGAAGGTCAGGTGCCGGGCGGTATAGCCGACATTGTCGAGGTCATTGTGCTTGCCGCCGGCGCGCACGCATTTCTGCGAGGTTGTCGCAGTCGAATAAGGACGCTTCTCAAGGCCGGTGAAGACGTTCTTGAACTGCACCATGCCGGCATTGGTGAACATCAGCGTCGGGTCGTTGCGCGGCACGAGCGGGCTCGACGGAACGATCTCGTGGCCGTTCTTCTTGAAATAGTCGAGGAAGGTCGACCGGATATCGTTCACACCGCTCATGCTATGCCCTTCAATGCTGCCGAAGGC of Rhizobium sp. BT04 contains these proteins:
- the alaS gene encoding alanine--tRNA ligase, producing MSGVNDIRSTFLDYFKKNGHEIVPSSPLVPRNDPTLMFTNAGMVQFKNVFTGLEKRPYSTATTSQKCVRAGGKHNDLDNVGYTARHLTFFEMLGNFSFGDYFKENAIELAWKLVTEGFDLPKSRLLVTVYSEDEEAATLWKKIAGFSDDKIIRIPTSDNFWQMGDTGPCGPCSEIFIDQGENVWGGPPGSPEEDGDRFLEFWNLVFMQFEQTAPGERTPLPRPSIDTGMGLERMACILQGVQSVFDTDLFRTLTGTIEDTIGVKAEGSASHRVIADHLRSSAFLIADGVLPSNEGRGYVLRRIMRRAMRHAQLLGAKEPLMYKLLPTLVQQMGRAYPELVRAEPLISETLKLEENRFRKTLERGLSLLSDATADLAKGDMLDGETAFKLYDTYGFPLDLTQDALRAREIGVDISGFTDAMQRQKAEARSHWAGSGEKATETVWFELREKHGATEFLGYDTEMAEGVVQAIVKDGAVSTEAKAGDKVQIVVSQTPFYGESGGQMGDTGVISSDHGKVEISDTQKRGEGLFVHLGTVIDGVVRDGDAVALTVDHARRSRLRANHSATHLLHEALREVLGTHVAQKGSLVAPERLRFDVSHPKPMSAEELKIVEDMANEIVLQNSPVTTRLMSVDDAIAEGAMALFGEKYGDEVRVVAMGEGVRGAKAGKPYSIELCGGTHVGATGQIGLIRVLGDSAVGAGVRRIEAVTGESAREYLAEQDERVKALAASLKVQPGEVLSRVEALMDERRKLEKELADAKRKLAMGGGQGGSGDAVREVAGVKFLGKAISGVDPKDLKGLADDGKTSIGSGVVTLIGVSEDGKASAVVAVTPDLVDRFSAVDLVRVASAALGGKGGGGRPDMAQAGGPDGAKADEAIEAVALALAG